In Alicyclobacillus macrosporangiidus CPP55, a single window of DNA contains:
- a CDS encoding ABC transporter ATP-binding protein: MLLDMNDIRIDVKTLGGWRNLVDVAHLHVEEGESVGVVGETGSGKTLTSLAVTRLFPSPAIRLNTGSVRFRGVELSKLSAPELERLRGREIGMVFQDPSTSLNPVFRIGKVLTDLVRTHHKVGKREAVQRSLELLQRVELPDPERLFYRYPFELSGGQRQRVLIAMALAGRPRLLIADEPTTALDVTVQAGILLLLKRLQQEEGLAMLLITHNMGLVAHMTQRVYVMYRGRVVESGRTSDVLVNPRHPYTRMLIQSIPRWSNRGQALATWGHGASAASAASPPAGSHSDAERCAFAGRCPVAGDECWLRQPALTAVPGVEEHQVACFRWEDCGVEIASHG; the protein is encoded by the coding sequence ATGTTGCTCGACATGAATGACATTCGAATCGATGTGAAGACGCTGGGCGGGTGGCGCAATCTGGTGGATGTCGCACACCTTCACGTGGAAGAAGGGGAGTCCGTGGGCGTGGTCGGCGAGACCGGGTCGGGAAAGACGCTGACGTCGCTCGCGGTCACCCGCCTGTTCCCCTCTCCCGCCATTCGGCTGAACACAGGGTCGGTCCGGTTTCGCGGGGTGGAGTTGTCGAAACTCTCCGCACCGGAGTTGGAGCGCCTGCGCGGACGCGAGATCGGTATGGTCTTTCAAGACCCGAGTACATCGCTGAACCCGGTGTTTCGCATCGGCAAGGTGCTGACCGATCTGGTGCGCACACACCACAAGGTCGGGAAACGGGAGGCTGTCCAACGTAGTCTCGAGCTGTTGCAACGGGTGGAGCTTCCGGATCCGGAACGGTTGTTTTACCGCTACCCGTTCGAGCTGTCGGGGGGACAACGGCAACGCGTTTTGATCGCCATGGCGCTGGCAGGACGGCCGCGGCTCCTGATCGCGGACGAGCCCACGACGGCTCTCGACGTCACCGTGCAGGCTGGCATTCTTCTGTTGCTCAAGCGGCTGCAGCAAGAGGAGGGGCTGGCCATGCTCCTGATCACGCACAACATGGGACTGGTGGCGCACATGACCCAGCGCGTGTACGTGATGTACCGCGGAAGGGTCGTGGAATCCGGGCGAACCAGCGACGTGCTGGTGAATCCCCGCCACCCGTACACCCGCATGCTGATTCAATCCATCCCCCGTTGGTCCAATCGGGGTCAGGCCCTGGCGACCTGGGGGCACGGCGCATCGGCCGCGTCTGCGGCGTCCCCGCCCGCAGGCAGCCATTCCGATGCGGAACGGTGCGCTTTTGCCGGACGCTGCCCGGTGGCGGGTGACGAGTGCTGGCTACGACAACCTGCGCTGACGGCAGTACCGGGGGTGGAAGAGCACCAGGTGGCGTGCTTTCGATGGGAGGACTGCGGTGTTGAAATCGCCAGCCATGGTTGA